The Deinococcus puniceus genome segment GGATCATCCGGGAGGAACAGCGGTAGGGGATCGTGGTGAGCCGTGGGAAGACCTTAGAGATTCAGTTTACATTTCCACGATCCACCGACCACGATCCACTCGTCTCATTCTCCCAAATACCGCCGCAAATCGTCCAAATTATGTGCCGTGCCGATGACCACCAATTTGTCGTGTGGACGCAGATCATCCTCGGCGCGGGGGGTCACTTCTACCTTGCCGCCCCGGCTGATGGCAATAATCTGCACATTAAAGCGGCCCGTGAGGTTCAGGTCACGCAGCGTGCCGCGCAGCCGTTCATTGGCCTCAATTTCCACGATGGCGTAATCGCCGCCCAAGTCCAGCGTATCTACGATGTTGGGGGTGGCAATCTGGCGGGCCAAACGCACGCCCATATCGTGTTCGGGCCGGATGACCAGATCGGCCCCGATGCGCTCCAGCACGCGGCGGGCCATTTCGTCAATCGCTTTGGTGACCACGTAGGGTGCGCCAAGGCTCTTGGCATTCATGGTGGCCAGAATGTTGGCCTGCACATCGGTGCCGATGGCCACCACCACCACATCGAAATCGGATGCGCCGATGGCCCGCAACGCCCGCTCGTCGCTGGCGTCTACGACTGCCGCGTGGGTCACGAGGTTCATCACGCGCTCCACGTTTTCTTCGTGTTGGTCAATGGCCACGACTTCATGGCCCATTTCGTAGAGGGTGGTGGCAACGGCGGTTCCGAACCGGCCTAAGCCAATGACAAGGCATTGTTTGGTTTTCATAGCAGAAAGGTTCCTTTGATCAAATAAAGCCTGTTAGCACGCTTCAGCCGATGATGATGTCTTTTTCGGGCGGATATTTGACCAGATCGGCGCGGCGGCTGGAGTTGAAAGCCACAGCAAACGTCAGTGGCCCGATGCGGCCCAGATACATCAGCAAAATAAGAACGACATGCTGAGCAGGCGACATGATCGGGGTGGCATTCATGCTGAGACCCACCGTGGCAAAGGCGCTGACCGTCTCAAAAAACATCTGCACGAACGTGATCTCAGGATTGATGTTGAAGACAAGCAACAGCACGAACATGCCATTGACGAGGCCGATGCTGAGGAGGCCCACCGTCATGGCTCTGATAACCGTGTCTTGGTCTATGCGGCGGCGGAACAGATTGATCTCTCCGCGCCCGCGCACCATGCTCCACGCACTTGCCATCATGACGTAGAAGGTGCTCGTTTTAATCCCGCCGCCTGTCGAGCCGGGGTTGGCTCCGATAAACATCAGGATGATGGTCATGAACAGGGTGGCGTAATTCATGACCCCGTAGTCCAGCGTATTGAATCCGGCGGTACGGGTGGTGACACTCTGAAAGAAAGAAGCCAGAAGTTTGTCGCCAAAGCCCAACGGTGCAAGTGTTTTGGGATTGCTCCATTCCATCAGCAGGTAGGTGGCTGTACCCACCGCCAGCAAGACGCCCATCATGGTGAGGACGAGTTTGCTGTGCACCAACATGCGGTTGCGGCGCGGATTGACCAGATGGGCCACCACATTCAATTGCACCAAAAAGCCCATGCCGCCCAGAATAATCAGGCCTGCAATAGTCATACTGACCAACGGATCGCCCACAAAACGCACCAGATTGTCTGAATACAGGGCAAATCCAGCATTGTTGAAGGCGCTGACCGAATGAAAGACGGAATAGAACAGGCCCGGCCCCCACCCTTCTAGGGGAACGAAGCGGAACGACAGCAACACCGCGCCCGTGAGTTCTATCAGGAAGGTAAACAAGAAGATGTTGCGAATAAGACTGAGAACGCCGCCGACATCGAAGGCACTGACCTGTTGCGCCAAGCGAATACGCTCCGAATAGTTGACGCGGCGGCCAATGAGCAGAGCAAAGACCGTACCGAAGGTGATGATCCCCAGTCCGCCCACCTGAATCAGCAGCATGATGACCACCTGCCCCAGTCGGTTGAAATCCTTGCTGGGATCGATGACATTCAGGCCCGTGACACACAGCGCACTGGTGGCCGTAAACAGGGCCTGCAAAAAGTTGACGCTGCGTCCCGGCGAATGCATGATCGGCAGCGACAGCAGGCAGCCGCCCACGAAAATGGCCGCCGCGAACGACAACGCGATCAATTGCGGCGGGCTGATGCGTGAGAGCAGCGGCTTTTTAATGCCGCCGGGCGTTGCCCCGCCGATGCCGGAACTGCCCAGCCCGGAACTGCTCAGACCAGAGCCGTTCAGGCTGGAGCCAGCGCGGGAGCCTTCCGGCGGCGGAGGCGGGGGGGGGTCATTGCGTGGGGGGCGCGTCATGGGGAACGGCGGATTCTACCACCGCACCCGCTGAATAGCTCAGCCCGCCCCCCCCCTCATTCCCACCCGGCCTCCCGCCTCGCTAAGCTGGGAAGCCTAGAACAGCCCCGAACCCGTTATCCTGCTGCCAATGACTAAGGACGGCAAGGGCAACAGCGACAAAGGCAACGACAAGAAGGCGCAGCAATACGGCGTGACGCCCCAGAGCGTGGATTTTAACGACTGGTACAACGAAGTCGTGAAAAAGGCGGACTTGGCCGACAACAGCCCCGTCGCGGGCGCGATGGTCATCAAGCCCTACGGCTCGGCGCTGTGGGAAAACATCGTGCGCTGGCTGGATGACCGTTTCAAGGCCACCGGACACGAATCGTTGGTGTTCCCCACGCTGATTCCCATGAGCTTCATCATGAAGGAAGCCGACCACGTGGAAGGCTTTGCGCCCGAATTGTTTACGGTGAACAAGATCGGCACCGAAGACCTGACCGAGCCGTATGTCATGCGCCCCACCAGTGAAACCATCATCGGTCATATGTGGAGCGGCTGGCTGAACTCTTACCGCGATCTGCCCTTTTTGCACTACCAGTGGGGCAGCGTGTTCCGGGCCGAACTGCGAACCAAAGCCTTCCTGCGAACCTCCGAGTTTTACTGGCACGAAGGCCACACGGCGCATGTGAATGAGCTGGAAGCGCGGGCGGAGGTGCGGCAGATGCTGGACATTTACCACGAGTTCTGCCGCGACATTCTGGCCCTACCTGTGGTGCGCGGCGAAAAAACGGCGTCCGAACGCTTTGCAGGCGCACTCGCCACGTACTCCATCGAGGGCATGATGCGCGACGGCAAGGCGCTGCAATCGGGCACGTCGCATTACTTGGGCCAGAAGTTCTCTAAAGCCTTCGACGTGAAATTCCAGACCCGCGAGCAGAAGGAAGACTGGGCGCACACGACCAGTTGGGCCATTTCCAGCCGGATTATCGGCGCACTGATCATGACGCACGGCGACGATCAGGGCCTGATGATGCCGCCCAACATTGCCCCCATTCAGGTGGTGGTGATCCCCGTAGGCCGCAAAGACAACTTTGATGAAATGGTGGCCGAAGGCGAGAAACTGGCCGCCGAGTTGCGGGCCTCGGGCCTGCGCGTGAAGGTGGACAAGCGCGACGGCGTGAGCAACGGCTTCAAGTACAACGACTGGGAACTGAAGGGGGTGCCCGTGCGTGTGGAACTTGGCCCCCGTGACCTCGAATCGGGTGTGGTGGTGGTCAAGAACCGTAACAGCGCCGAGAAGGAAACCTTGCCCCGCGCCGAAGCCGTAGGCGGCATGACAGACCGTTTGGCCGGAATTCAGGGTTGGCTGCTGAAACGGGCCACCGACTTCATGCTGGACAACACCGTGAACGTAGACACCTACGAGGAATTCAAGGCTGCCATAGAAGCGGGCAAATGGGTGCGGGCCTTCCACTGCGGCGATCCGGAAAGCGAAAAGGCCATTAAGGATGACACCAAAGCCACCGCCCGCAACATTCCACTGGACGACGCCGAATTTTTTGCCGAGGCTGAAGAAGGCGTGTGCGTGCATACCGGGAAGCCTGCGGCCTATGGCAAACGGGTGATTTTCGGACGCCAGTACTGAGGGGCGGAACGTGAGCGGGAGGAAGGGCGACCCCCGGTAGCCGGGGACGTTGCCCGCCTGCCGCTGTGGCCCCGGACTGCATCAAAAGTTGCAACGCTGGCCGTAACAGCATCTAGACTGGGCTGAGGCGAAGGCGCTGAAGAACAACGCCGATCCACACAGTGTTTTGGCCCTGAATATGTGGCCGCGTGTCGCCTTGAGGCAACCAAAACACCCCTCTCAGGGAGGCCCGGAGAGTTGGTGTAAGGTGTACACTGTGGAACGTTAGACAGGCGGGAGTCTGCCTGAAACCCACCTCGTGAATCAATTCACAGGAATCTTGGGGGTTG includes the following:
- a CDS encoding TrkH family potassium uptake protein; translation: MTRPPRNDPPPPPPPEGSRAGSSLNGSGLSSSGLGSSGIGGATPGGIKKPLLSRISPPQLIALSFAAAIFVGGCLLSLPIMHSPGRSVNFLQALFTATSALCVTGLNVIDPSKDFNRLGQVVIMLLIQVGGLGIITFGTVFALLIGRRVNYSERIRLAQQVSAFDVGGVLSLIRNIFLFTFLIELTGAVLLSFRFVPLEGWGPGLFYSVFHSVSAFNNAGFALYSDNLVRFVGDPLVSMTIAGLIILGGMGFLVQLNVVAHLVNPRRNRMLVHSKLVLTMMGVLLAVGTATYLLMEWSNPKTLAPLGFGDKLLASFFQSVTTRTAGFNTLDYGVMNYATLFMTIILMFIGANPGSTGGGIKTSTFYVMMASAWSMVRGRGEINLFRRRIDQDTVIRAMTVGLLSIGLVNGMFVLLLVFNINPEITFVQMFFETVSAFATVGLSMNATPIMSPAQHVVLILLMYLGRIGPLTFAVAFNSSRRADLVKYPPEKDIIIG
- a CDS encoding potassium channel family protein, with the translated sequence MKTKQCLVIGLGRFGTAVATTLYEMGHEVVAIDQHEENVERVMNLVTHAAVVDASDERALRAIGASDFDVVVVAIGTDVQANILATMNAKSLGAPYVVTKAIDEMARRVLERIGADLVIRPEHDMGVRLARQIATPNIVDTLDLGGDYAIVEIEANERLRGTLRDLNLTGRFNVQIIAISRGGKVEVTPRAEDDLRPHDKLVVIGTAHNLDDLRRYLGE
- the proS gene encoding proline--tRNA ligase; its protein translation is MTKDGKGNSDKGNDKKAQQYGVTPQSVDFNDWYNEVVKKADLADNSPVAGAMVIKPYGSALWENIVRWLDDRFKATGHESLVFPTLIPMSFIMKEADHVEGFAPELFTVNKIGTEDLTEPYVMRPTSETIIGHMWSGWLNSYRDLPFLHYQWGSVFRAELRTKAFLRTSEFYWHEGHTAHVNELEARAEVRQMLDIYHEFCRDILALPVVRGEKTASERFAGALATYSIEGMMRDGKALQSGTSHYLGQKFSKAFDVKFQTREQKEDWAHTTSWAISSRIIGALIMTHGDDQGLMMPPNIAPIQVVVIPVGRKDNFDEMVAEGEKLAAELRASGLRVKVDKRDGVSNGFKYNDWELKGVPVRVELGPRDLESGVVVVKNRNSAEKETLPRAEAVGGMTDRLAGIQGWLLKRATDFMLDNTVNVDTYEEFKAAIEAGKWVRAFHCGDPESEKAIKDDTKATARNIPLDDAEFFAEAEEGVCVHTGKPAAYGKRVIFGRQY